One region of Chanodichthys erythropterus isolate Z2021 chromosome 19, ASM2448905v1, whole genome shotgun sequence genomic DNA includes:
- the LOC137008299 gene encoding uncharacterized protein, which yields MRFLISRCVSLLLLINGPATSSSDPCYDYNTLDESWRDIRQSQSSGYDDTLVEWSGWYRLYLNGESAQMSEWCVSYVGCGGETGLYLNGSHPTLENGVVTREVLGTYWNSDCGSYRSTSIQVKACPGDYYVYEFVRPNISSPGPMYCAVAFQSISSDPCYNYESLDRPWRANNESGNNICDESFSWNGWYRLFYYGMDIRMSETCISSFTCNTYINLWLTDPHPQIEDGVVIREVCGSYHLGDCCEYNSNPIRVKACPGNYYVYELVSPPFGCVGYCTDISTISQPVYTVSPDIITGSSITLKYDPCKNYSILDNYWRSTIIYWYTNGYVNRHDDTRVEWDGWYRLFINGSSAQMPEWCVSYMSCGGYTALWLGDSHPQLEDGVVTRQIFGSRNDQCSRYRSDPIQVKACPGNYYVYKFTRPPLSIPAPVYCAVPVSTPSVDPCYNYTSLDEPWRATDHYNLGMCDSNVEWNGWYRLFYNGQNAQMPESCVNQGMCGTSDPLWLNGSHPQLEDGVVTRQVCLSSWNGCCTYVSHAIRIKACPGNYYVYEFVKPIFCGAYCVEASSQFIPSASTTTTEKIPPIESITPPITTTAPSVDPCYNYYVLDDPWRATNNQNSSQIMCDAGVSWNGWYRLFIQGQSVQMPDTCVDEYSCGTDAPLWLNGGHPTVEDGVVTRDVCGHWDNNCCYFQSNPIKVKACPGDYYVYEFVRPNGCYYAYCADVRDPCSELSCSEDERCGMKNGVYGCLCKKDHHRPQPHSDSFGFSESCESSSGSMSVSRCQLFEAGFPADVLHLNDPSCKGTVRNGRVEFRFDNDEHMCGTNLVANSTHFIYDNFILGTPRSEKILKFSFSCVYPQTQTLSMNVEINPLESIVHKTLPTGEGRYRVRMIPYQDDEFIRPFTGAVDAELDQDMHVEVRVEGVDSRQFALVMDTCWATPVNDPDYSLRWDLIVSECPNPNHDTLKLLHNGVSTSSRFSFGMFIFTAKSTKLYLHCAVHLCLLSSNRCSMDCDSGHQRRERRSLDFHDSASISMGPLMWSEGNTDKWVPDKVKVSEASCLCGSLMVFLVPLMSVLLIHVESDATLT from the exons ATGAGGTTTCTGATCTCACGGTGTGTGTCTCTACTGCTGCTGATTAATG GACCTGCAACTTCCAGCTCTGATCCATGCTATGATTATAACACTCTTGATGAATCCTGGAGAGATATACGGCAAAGCCAATCCTCTGGATATGATGACACTCTTGTTGAATGGAGTGGCTGGTATCGGCTGTATTTGAATGGAGAAAGTGCCCAGATGTCTGAGTGGTGTGTGAGTTATGTGGGATGTGGTGGAGAAACTGGACTGTATCTCAATGGTTCTCATCCAACACTTGAGAATGGAGTGGTGACCCGTGAAGTCCTGGGAACATATTGGAACAGTGATTGCGGCAGCTACAGATCCACATCCATCCAAGTCAAAGCCTGTCCAGGAGATTATTATGTCTATGAATTTGTCCGACCCAACATATCATCTCCAGGGCCTATGTACTGTGCAG TTGCTTTCCAAAGCATCAGCAGTGATCCCTGCTACAACTATGAGTCTCTGGATCGTCCCTGGAGAGCCAACAATGAAAGTGGAAATAACATTTGTGATGAATCTTTCTCCTGGAATGGCTGGTACCGGCTTTTCTACTACGGAATGGACATCCGGATGTCAGAGACCTGTATTAGTTCATTCACCTGTAACACATACATCAATCTGTGGCTCACTGATCCTCACCCTCAGATAGAGGATGGAGTGGTGATCAGGGAGGTCTGTGGTAGTTATCATTTGGGAGACTGCTGTGAATACAACTCAAACCCCATCAGAGTGAAAGCTTGTCCAGGCAATTACTATGTCTATGAACTTGTGAGTCCACCATTTGGATGTGTCGGATACTGTACAG ATATCAGCACCATTTCACAACCAGTTTACACTGTGAGTCCAGATATAATCACTGGATCCAGTATCACCTTGA AGTATGACCCGTGCAAAAACTACAGCATACTAGACAACTACTGGAGAAGCACAATCATTTACTGGTATACAAATGGATATGTGAATAGACATGATGACACTCGTGTAGAATGGGATGGCTGGTATCGACTCTTCATTAATGGATCAAGTGCTCAGATGCCTGAATGGTGTGTGTCTTACATGTCATGTGGAGGTTATACTGCTCTGTGGCTTGGTGACTCTCATCCTCAGCTAGAAGATGGAGTTGTTACTCGTCAAATTTTCGGCTCCCGTAATGATCAGTGCAGTCGCTACAGATCCGACCCAATCCAGGTCAAAGCTTGTCCTGGAAATTATTATGTCTACAAATTTACCAGGCCACCTCTTTCAATCCCAGCTCCTGTATATTGTGCAG tACCTGTCTCCACTCCAAGTGTCGACCCCTGCTACAACTATACCAGTCTGGATGAGCCTTGGAGAGCCACTGACCATTATAACTTGGGCATGTGTGATTCTAATGTGGAGTGGAATGGCTGGTACAGGCTGTTCTACAATGGTCAAAATGCTCAGATGCCAGAATCATGTGTTAATCAAGGCATGTGTGGCACTAGTGACCCACTGTGGCTCAACGGATCTCACCCACAGCTGGAAGATGGAGTGGTCACCCGTCAGGTCTGTCTCTCCTCATGGAATGGCTGCTGTACTTATGTTTCCCATGCTATAAGAATCAAAGCCTGTCCAGGAAATTACTATGTTTATGAGTTTGTCAAGCCAATATTTTGCGGAGCTTACTGTGTAG AAGCCTCAAGTCAGTTCATCCCATCagcatcaacaacaacaacagagaaAATCCCACCAATAGAATCCATTACTCCACCAATCACAACCACTG CTCCCTCTGTTGACCCCTGCTACAACTACTATGTCCTGGATGATCCATGGAGAGCCACCAACAATCAAAATTCCTCTCAAATAATGTGTGATGCTGGGGTCAGCTGGAACGGCTGGTATCGTCTCTTCATTCAGGGTCAGAGCGTTCAGATGCCAGACACATGTGTTGATGAGTATAGTTGTGGCACTGATGCTCCACTGTGGCTGAACGGAGGACATCCAACAGTTGAGGATGGAGTGGTCACTCGAGATGTCTGCGGTCACTGGGACAATAACTGCTGCTATTTCCAATCCAATCCCATTAAAGTCAAAGCCTGTCCAGGAGATTATTATGTCTATGAGTTTGTACGCCCAAATGGCTGCTATTATGCATACTGTGCAG ATGTGAGAGATCCTTGTTCTGAACTCAGCTGCTCTGAGGATGAAAGATGTGGGATGAAAAATGGTGTTTACGGCTGTTTATGTAAAAAGGACCATCACAGACCACAACCACATTCTGACTCTTTTGGTT tctcagaatCCTGTGAAAGCAGCTCTGGCTCCATGTCTGTGTCTCGCTGTCAGCTCTTTGAGGCTGGTTTTCCAGCTGATGTCTTACACCTCAATGATCCCAGCTGCAAAGGAACGGTCCGGAATGGCAGAGTGGAATTCCGTTTTGATAATGATGAACACATGTGTGGTACAAATCTTGTG GCTAACAGCACCCACTTCATCTATGATAACTTTATTCTGGGGACACCGAGGTCAGAGAAAATCCTGAAGTTTTCTTTCAGCTGTGTTTATCCTCAAACACAAACACTTTCCATGAATGTGGAAATCAACCCACTGGAGAG CATTGTGCACAAGACTCTTCCCACTGGTGAAGGCAGATATCGTGTCCGGATGATTCCATATCAGGATGATGAGTTTATCAGGCCCTTCACTGGTGCAGTGGATGCAGAGCTCGACCAGGATATGCATGTGGAAGTTCGTGTTGAGGGGGTCGACAGCCGCCAGTTTGCCCTGGTGATGGACACGTGTTGGGCTACACCTGTGAATGATCCTGATTACAGCCTCCGCTGGGATCTCATCGTTTCAGA GTGTCCCAATCCAAATCACGACACACTGAAGCTGCTGCACAACGGCGTTTCGACATCCAGCCGTTTCTCTTTTGGGATGTTTATCTTCACTGCAAAATCTACTAAGCTTTACCTGCACTGTGCTGTTCACCTTTGCCTTCTGTCAAGCAATCGCTGCTCAATG GACTGTGACTCTGGACACCAGCGGAGGGAGCGCAGGTCTCTCGACTTCCATGACAGTGCTTCCATATCCATGGGTCCTCTGATGTGGTCTGAAGGGAACACAG ATAAGTGGGTTCCAGATAAAGTGAAGGTATCTGAGGCTTCTTGTCTGTGTGGTTCTCTGATGGTGTTTCTTGTTCCTCTGATGAGTGTCCTTTTAATTCATGTGGAATCTGATGCAACACTAACATAA